The genomic interval GCCGGACTCCGGAAATACGGGGCGGTGGGAGCGTGAGGCGGTACTTCCGGCTGGCACGCATCTTTCTGGGCGCCACGCTGGCCGCGCAGCTGGAGTACCGCGCGAATTTCGTGGGTGCGGTGCTTGCCAGCCTCGGGGAGGTCGGGGTGGCGCTGCTGGGCATCAGCATCCTGTTCGGGCAGCCCGGCGTGACGCAGGTGGGCGGCTGGTCCTTCCGGGCGGCGCTGCTCGTCACCGGGTTTTTCATGCTGACCGAAGGGGTGATCAGTGTGTTCATCCAGCCGAACATGAGCCGGATCGCAGAGGCGGTGCGGACAGGCAGCATGGACTTCACGCTCCTCAAACCCATTGACGCGCAGTTCAACGTCAGCACCCGCAACTTGAACCTGCTGCGCGCGCCGGACCTCCTGATCGGGCTGGGCCTGATCGCGTACGCGGCCTCCGCCCTGACGGTCACGCTGCCGGGGGTGCTGGCGGCGCTTATGCTGTACGCCTCGGCGGTCGTGATCGTGTACTGCATCTGGCTGGGCCTGTCCACAACAGCGTTCTGGTTCGTCAAGACTCAGAACGTCACGGAACTGTTCAACGGGGTGTTCGGCGCGGCGCGTTTTCCAGTCACGGCGTTCCCCGTGCCCGTGCGGGCCATGCTGACCTTCGTGATTCCGGTGGCGTTCATCACGACCGTGCCCGCACAGGCCCTCACCGGGACGCTCTCGGTCCCGGTGGCGCTCACGTCGCCGCTCGTGGCGGCCGCGCTGTTCGTGGCGACCCGGCTGTTCTGGCGCCGGGCCGTGGCCAGTTACACCAGCGCGAGCAGCTGAATGGACAGCCCTCAAGACCGGACGGCCGCCTGGGCGGCGCTGGGCCTGGCGCGGCCCCGGGCACTGCCG from Deinococcus taeanensis carries:
- a CDS encoding ABC transporter permease, giving the protein MRRYFRLARIFLGATLAAQLEYRANFVGAVLASLGEVGVALLGISILFGQPGVTQVGGWSFRAALLVTGFFMLTEGVISVFIQPNMSRIAEAVRTGSMDFTLLKPIDAQFNVSTRNLNLLRAPDLLIGLGLIAYAASALTVTLPGVLAALMLYASAVVIVYCIWLGLSTTAFWFVKTQNVTELFNGVFGAARFPVTAFPVPVRAMLTFVIPVAFITTVPAQALTGTLSVPVALTSPLVAAALFVATRLFWRRAVASYTSASS